From the genome of Sphingobacterium sp. UGAL515B_05:
ATCCGAATTCAGCAGCACTTCCCATTCACCTGCGTAAGGTAAACCAATACGGAAATGTTCCCGAACGACAGGCGTTAAGTTAAGTACAACCACCGTATCATCCCAGGAGTCAAATCCCTTTCGCCAATAGACCACAATCGAATTTTCACGATCACCGGCATCTATCCATTCGAAACCTGCAGCATCGAAAGCCTTTTGGTAAAGACTTGGTTGAGCTTTATAAATCGCGTTCAGATCGGCTACAAATCTTTTCATACCCTGATGAGGCGCAAACTCCAGAAGATGCCAATCAAGTGATTGGTTTACATTCCACTCCGACGTCTGCCCAAATTCACCGCCCATAAACAGCAATTTTGTTCCCGAAAAAGTATACATAAAGAGGTACAATGCTCGCAAGTTGGCAAACTTTTGCCACTCATCGCCTGGCATTTTATAAATTAGGGACTGCTTTCCGTAAACCACCTCATCGTGTGACAAGGGTAGCATAAAATTTTCATGGAAAGCATATACTGTCGCAAAGGTGAGTCGATCATGATGATAACTGCGGTTAATTGGATCCTCTTTAAAGTAATCCAACGTATCATGCATCCAGCCCATCATCCATTTCATTCCGAAGCCCAATCCACCAGCATACGTTGGCCGACTGACACTCGGCCAAGAAGTAGATTCTTCGGCAATTGTCTGCACATCTGGAAAATGTCCGTAAACAGCCTCGTTCAGCTCTTTTAAAAATTGTACCGCTTCGAGATTCTCATTTCCTCCAAATTCATTCGGAATCCACTCGCCTGCATTTCGACTATAATCCAAATACAACATAGAAGCTACCGCATCGACCCGAAGTCCATCGATATGAAAACGATCCAACCAATAAAATGCATTGCTGATCAAAAAAGAGCGTACTTCATTTCGCCCATAGTTAAAAATATAGGATTGCCAATCGGGATGAAACCCTTTCCTGGGATCTTCATGCTCGTATAAGCCCGTGCCATCAAAACGATAAAGACCATGTGCATCTCCCGGAAAATGCGAAGGAACCCAATCCAACAATACGCCTATCCCGGCGGCATGCAGCTCCTCAATCAGATACATGAGATCTTGTGCCGAACCATAACGCGAACTCGCCGCAAAATAACCTGTTATCTGATATCCCCAAGAAGGATAATAGGGATGCTCCATTAAAGGCATAAACTCCACATGCGTGAAATTCATTTCCTTCACATAAGATACAAGTGCCACGGCTATTTCCCGATAATTGAGCAACGTATCCGGACTTTCGGGATCCCGCGACCAGGACCCTAAATGGACCTCATAAACGGACCAGGGTTGATCCAGCCTATTTTTAACGGCACGCTCCTGCATCCATTGCTTATCCTGCCACTCGTACCAGGTCGAATGAACAACGGAAGCAGTCTTTGGGGCAACTTCCCACCGAAAGGCAAAAGGATCACCTTTCTCGAGTTGCTCACCAGTATAGGTCTGGATAACATATTTATATGTCTCTCCATTGCCAAGCCCCGGAATAAACCCTTCCCAGATTCCGCTACCATCCCAGCGCACAAAGAGCGCGTGATGCTCCTTATCCCAAAAATTGAAGTTGCCGGTTACGGAGACGGATTTTGCATTTGGAGCCCAAACCGCAAAATAAACGCCTTTTTCACCGTTGACTTCCAGTTCGTGCGAACCGAACTTTTCGTATAATTTGAAGTGCTTACCCGACTGGAATAAGGCGACATCAAATTCAGAAAAGAGACTATGCGGAATTACTTCATTGGCCATGTTTAACCTTCTATCAATATGTTATCAAATTCTCGTGCGACATTAATCCAATACCGCCCCTTTTCATCTACTTGTACTTTTGTATCAATACCATCGGTCTTCACCTTTTTCACTTGAAAAGGCAGACCGATCAATTGTAGTTTATATTCTTCGTATCGCTCAGTAAAAAGCCCATCTCGCGTTTGTTTGATCGATAAGGACTCTTTGAGCCCTGAAACCGTAAAACATTTTTCAAGATAAATATCTTGTTCATACGCAAAGGTGTCGCCATGATCTGAATACACATACGAACGGGTTACACCTTCAGCGAAGTAAACATTGAGCTGTAGCTCCTCAATTTTCTTTTCACCAGTATATTGCATCACCGGGTATTCAGGTATAACAGATCCTCCGCGAATGAAAATCGGCATTTCATCAATCGGCGTAGCGATGGTATGTTCCTTACCGCCCACGTAGATTTCATTATTGAAATAATAGAACCAAGTGCCCTCGGGTAGATAGACAATCTTGCTTTTTTGTCCTGGCTGCAATACCGGGGATACCAATATTTTATCCCCAAAACAGAATTCCTCCTCGCGTTGCCAGTTGGTCGGTATATGCTGCTCGACCATGGAAATCGGACGTAATATTGGAAAACC
Proteins encoded in this window:
- the glgB gene encoding 1,4-alpha-glucan branching protein GlgB — protein: MANEVIPHSLFSEFDVALFQSGKHFKLYEKFGSHELEVNGEKGVYFAVWAPNAKSVSVTGNFNFWDKEHHALFVRWDGSGIWEGFIPGLGNGETYKYVIQTYTGEQLEKGDPFAFRWEVAPKTASVVHSTWYEWQDKQWMQERAVKNRLDQPWSVYEVHLGSWSRDPESPDTLLNYREIAVALVSYVKEMNFTHVEFMPLMEHPYYPSWGYQITGYFAASSRYGSAQDLMYLIEELHAAGIGVLLDWVPSHFPGDAHGLYRFDGTGLYEHEDPRKGFHPDWQSYIFNYGRNEVRSFLISNAFYWLDRFHIDGLRVDAVASMLYLDYSRNAGEWIPNEFGGNENLEAVQFLKELNEAVYGHFPDVQTIAEESTSWPSVSRPTYAGGLGFGMKWMMGWMHDTLDYFKEDPINRSYHHDRLTFATVYAFHENFMLPLSHDEVVYGKQSLIYKMPGDEWQKFANLRALYLFMYTFSGTKLLFMGGEFGQTSEWNVNQSLDWHLLEFAPHQGMKRFVADLNAIYKAQPSLYQKAFDAAGFEWIDAGDRENSIVVYWRKGFDSWDDTVVVLNLTPVVREHFRIGLPYAGEWEVLLNSDDLTYFGSGIHHPVVHSEHLHWMNQVQSAQLHLPPLGGYILKRKKELKDVNPVKQGERTPV